The following are from one region of the Synechococcus sp. CBW1108 genome:
- a CDS encoding isoprenylcysteine carboxylmethyltransferase family protein, with amino-acid sequence MGSKAQPAGKTWWEQQRTGLSRLIAVLAFLVVALTESRWELHQEPVAIFFFSLGLALAAVGAAGRIWCSFFISGRKDGQLVSEGPYSISRNPLYVFSCIGLLGVGLTTETLTYPLLFLAIFGLYYPGIMGREERRLEELFGEAYRQYRQRVPRFWPRLELYSEPTSWSSNPRLFRRHIMSDIWFIWIAAIIELMEGFRSAGMLPHLLELW; translated from the coding sequence ATGGGATCTAAAGCCCAACCCGCAGGTAAGACCTGGTGGGAGCAGCAGCGCACCGGACTGTCGCGATTGATAGCGGTGCTGGCCTTTCTGGTGGTGGCACTGACCGAGAGCCGCTGGGAGCTCCATCAGGAGCCCGTTGCCATATTTTTCTTCAGCCTCGGTCTGGCCCTGGCTGCCGTCGGAGCCGCAGGCAGGATCTGGTGCTCCTTCTTCATCTCGGGCCGCAAGGACGGTCAGCTGGTGAGCGAAGGCCCATACTCGATCAGCCGCAATCCCCTCTACGTGTTCAGCTGCATCGGCCTGCTGGGGGTGGGACTCACCACCGAAACGCTCACCTACCCGCTGCTGTTTCTGGCGATTTTCGGGCTCTATTACCCGGGGATCATGGGCAGGGAAGAGCGTCGGCTCGAGGAGCTGTTTGGTGAGGCCTACCGGCAATACCGGCAAAGGGTGCCGCGGTTCTGGCCGCGGCTGGAGCTCTACAGCGAGCCGACCAGCTGGAGCAGCAATCCACGCCTATTTAGGCGCCATATCATGAGCGACATCTGGTTTATCTGGATTGCAGCGATCATTGAGCTGATGGAGGGTTTCCGCAGTGCGGGCATGCTGCCCCACCTGCTGGAGCTCTGGTGA